One genomic window of Ziziphus jujuba cultivar Dongzao chromosome 4, ASM3175591v1 includes the following:
- the LOC107403813 gene encoding nuclear pore complex protein GP210 isoform X1 produces the protein MLKLCVLLSFLLLMMMVGHTGSHLTSGPHIADVNILLPPRMTNPVEYRLQGSDGCFKWSWDHHDILSVIPEYNSTSHCSTSARLRSIAPYTGRKETAVYAADVQTETVIRCKVFIDNFSRIQIFHSSVKLDLDGLATLRVRAFDDEENVFSSLVGLQFMWQLMPENNGLPNHLVHVPLKDSPLSDCGGLCGDLDIQIELEDSGVFSDLNVVRGIEIGHEIVSVRLLEPQFKHLSDKIILTVAEAMSLDPPSPVFVLIGAVLSYTLKVIRGNALQVVTLPSPHHRWSVSNSSVAKVDSVMGLTNALRLGVTNVIVEDTRVAGHMQVSSLNIVLPDSLWLYIVPLSVSGDFLERVKPIPTTARWYLISGHQYLIQIKVFSQGPDAQEIYITESDDVKLYDNLTDHWKIFPVSDDILVKHGSHNSRILKATSQGLGKLTASLSYFSEHHEVEVLKVFHEVMVCDQVKFSFDKRSGISQSILLPWAPGVYQEIELKASGGCGKTSSDYKWFSSDMAIVSVSASGVVQAKRPGKATIKVLSIYDSFNYDEVVIEVSLPFSMVMLHYFPVETVVGSHLQAAITMKASNGAYFYRCDAFSSFVKWKVGSESFIVVNATGKMPVLDMLGNAEFHGPPCSWTYVYASRSDRAMLHATFSKEYGHFDSSFDGPILLKASSHIAAYPPLIVQQAGDGNQFGGYWFDMDQAEADNKVENLEKLYLVPGTYLDVLLLGGPQRWDKGVEFNEKVDIVEDEQAHIKDGFHVHQLSGGYRSLYRVLCQTPGNFKIVFKRGNLVADDHPVPVIAEVSLSLTCDVPSSIVLIADEPVNEHEAIHTAIQADRASGQIRVTPITVANGRTIRIAAVGISNTGEAFANSSSLYLKWELTGCDGLAYWDDEHDLERPKYSWERFLGLQNESGQCIVRATVSGFRDAVGDHDFGQLLEHSENVLTDAIRLQLVSTLRVSPEFNLLIFNPNAKANLSITGGSCFLEAFVNDSQVVEVVQPPTGLQCLQLILSPKGQGTALVTVYDVGLAPPLGASSVVQVLDVDWIKITSLSEVSLMEGSLHTIDLMAGVNDGSAFDASQFAYMNIQVHIEDHIVEFVDNDGISRPGGGYVSKPKFKIRATHLGITTFYVSALQQSGHEILSEPIKVEVYAPPRIFPQDIFLVPGASYVLTVKGGPTFGSYVEYATMDDVIASVHKSTGRLSAVSPGNTTIGVRIFGNGDTIICEAYGSVKVGVPSSAVLNVQSEQLGVGREMQIYPLFSEGNMFSFYELCRNYQWTVEDGKVLSFHDSQRISVEKYEAQLNASGNSQFAGYYSSEKELGFVNVLYGRSAGRTNVGVSFSCEFISSGYNSETKSYTASISISVVPELPLALGVPITWILPPHYTTTSLLPYSSESYGHLDSQSRKGTIIYSLLRNCYEKKEVMEKDVISIDKDRIKTTDSNSIACIQAKDRTTGRTEIAACVKVVEVAQIRITNEEFPFHVINLAVGAELSLPITYCDALGNPFYEAYDAAPIDVVTNYPDVVSVDYKHDSGGNIHIKALRHGRALVQISIDDIPQKSDYMLISIGPHIHPGNPVLHKGSPFNFSVEGLNDHVSGHWVTANPNVLSIDILSGTAEAIGEGTTQVYFEGSSLKLQTTVTVLGGDIVYVDSPKEMLTNVPFPKKGYSFSVKLSNTSGNKFGALGNAKGITYDCRVDPPFVGYAKPWSDRDTGNSYCLFFPYTPEHLVRSIPKSKGIKPDISVSIHASLRDANHVSGSASALFIGGFSILEFDKDSMQLNLTPESNKTLITILGNTDVEINWNAQDLLVSSIGKKDLGVGGRAQYEALIFSILCLKVKALGMKKLKDKIVITLPASGQRAEIDVNYEPGQREASKIMINTTTFWAALLGCLALLILTLVAFICLLDRPDRSQPSFISPATPSIAAPVTPDRGSPTVSFDQSPRTPQPFMDYVRRTIDETPYYKRDARRRFNPQNTY, from the exons ATGTTGAAGTTGTGTGTATTGCtaagttttcttcttttgatGATGATGGTGGGTCACACAGGGTCGCATTTGACCTCCGGACCGCACATTGCAGATGTGAATATACTTTTGCCTCCAAGGATGACCAACCCTGTGGAGTATAGGCTTCAAGGAAGTGACGGTTGCTTCAAATG GTCCTGGGATCATCATGATATTCTATCTGTGATACCCGAATATAATTCTACTAGTCACTGTTCAACAAGTGCCCGGTTGAGATCTATTGCTCCTTATACCGGCCGAAAGGAGACTGCTGTTTATGCTGCTGATGTACAAACTGAAACTGTTATCCGCTGTAAAGTTTTCATTGATAACTTTTCCAGAATTCAGATATTTCATAGTTCTGTTAAACTCGACTTGGATGGACTTGCCACTCTCCGCGTCCGTGCCTTTGATGATGAag AAAATGTTTTTTCGTCGTTGGTGGGCTTACAATTTATGTGGCAGCTGATGCCTGAAAACAATGGGTTGCCAAATCACCTTGTTCATGTTCCGTTGAAGGACTCTCCACTGAGTGACTGTGGTGGTTTATGCGGAGACCTTGATATCCAAATAGAACTTGAAGATAGT GGTGTATTTTCTGATCTCAATGTTGTTAGAGGAATTGAAATTGGCCATGAGATTGTTTCAGTGCGGCTGCTTGAGCCACAATTTAAGCACTTGTCTGATAAGATCATTCTTACTGTGGCAGAAGCCATGTCACTTGACCCTCCTTCCCCTGTTTTTGTCCTCATTGGTGCTGTTCTTAGTTATACGCTAAAAGTTATCCGTGGGAATGCTCTTCAAG TGGTAACTTTGCCATCTCCACATCATCGATGGTCTGTTTCAAACTCTTCAGTTGCTAAAGTGGATTCTGTAATGGGTCTAACAAATGCATTGAGACTAGGAGTAACAAATGTCATAGTTGAAGATACAAGGGTTGCAGGCCACATGCAAGTGTCATCACTTAATATTGTCTTACCAGATTCTCTATGGTTATACATTGTGCCTCTGTCTGTGTCTGGTGATTTTCTGGAAAGAGTTAAACCAATACCAACCACAGCAAGGTGGTATCTAATTTCTGGCCATCAGTATCTCATTCAAATAAAGGTTTTCTCACAGGGACCAGATGCACAAGAAATCTATATAACAGAG AGCGATGATGTCAAGTTGTATGATAACTTGACTGACCACTGGAAAATTTTTCCTGTATCAGATGATATTCTTGTCAAACATGGCTCGCATAACTCCAGAATCCTGAAAGCAACTTCACAGGGATTGGGAAAATTGACAGCATCTTTGAGTTACTTTAGCGAGCATCATGAGGTGGAG GTTCTCAAGGTTTTCCATGAAGTAATGGTTTGTGATCAAGTGAAGTTTAGTTTTGACAAAAGAAGTGGTATATCACAAAGCATTCTGCTCCCCTGGGCTCCTGGTGTTTATCAGGAGATTGAGCTAAAGGCTTCAGGAG GTTGTGGTAAAACATCAAGCGACTACAAATGGTTTTCCTCAGACATGGCTATAGTTTCTGTATCTGCTTCTGGGGTTGTACAGGCTAAGAGGCCTGGTAAAGCTACTATTAAAGTGCTATCCATTTATGATTCATTCAATTATGATGAG GTGGTAATTGAAGTGTCCCTCCCATTTTCTATGGTCATGCTACATTACTTCCCTGTTGAGACTGTTGTAGGATCGCATCTTCAAGCTGCTATAACAATGAAAGCATCAAATG GTGCTTATTTTTACAGATGCGATGCATTTAGTTCCTTTGTGAAGTGGAAAGTAGGAAGTGAGTCCTTCATTGTTGTCAATGCAACGGGGAAGATGCCTGTTTTGGACATGCTAGGAAATGCTGAGTTTCATGGGCCTCCATGTTCATGGACATATGTATATGCTTCTCGTTCTGATCGAGCTATGCTACATGCAACATTTTCAAAAGAATATGGCCACTTTGATAGCTCTTTTGATGGACCTATTTTGTTAAAAGCATCTTCACACATTGCAGCATATCCACCACTTATTGTCCAACAGGCAGGTGATGGAAACCAATTTGGTGGTTATTGGTTTGATATGGATCAAGCAGAAGCTGATAATAAGgtggaaaatttggaaaaactaTACCTTGTCCCTGGAACGTATCTAGATGTATTGCTTCTTGGTGGACCTCAACGGTGGGATAAAGGTGTTGAGTTCAACGAAAAGGTGGACATTGTGGAGGACGAACAAGCTCACATTAAAGATGGATTTCATGTTCATCAGTTATCTGGTGGCTATAGGAGTTTGTACAGAGTTTTGTGTCAAACACCTGGAAATTTT aaaattgttttcaagcgCGGTAATTTGGTTGCGGATGATCATCCTGTGCCTGTAATAGCAGAAGTTTCATTGTCTCTTACATGTGATGTTCCTTCCTCAATTGTACTAATAGCTGATGAACCAG TAAATGAACATGAGGCCATACATACTGCAATTCAAGCTGACCGTGCTTCAGGACAAATTCGTGTCACTCCTATAACTGTGGCAAATGGACGCACCATTCGAATAGCTGCAGTAGGCATTAGCAACACTGGAGAAGCATTTGCAAACTCATCTTCTCTTTATTTGAAGTGGGAGCTTACTGGTTGTGATGGGTTAGCTTATTGGGATGATGAGCATGATTTGGAGAGGCCCAAATACAGTTGGGAGAGATTTTTGGGCTTGCAAAATGAATCAGGACAG TGTATTGTCCGTGCTACTGTTAGTGGTTTCAGAGATGCAGTTGGTGATCATGATTTTGGTCAATTGCTTGAGCATTCGGAAAATGTTCTTACTGATGCAATACGTTTACAG CTTGTTTCTACTCTAAGGGTCAGCCCAGAGTTCAATTTGTTAATTTTCAATCCCAATGCTAAG GCAAATCTATCAATTACTGGTGGCAGCTGTTTCTTGGAAGCTTTCGTGAATGATTCTCAAGTAGTAGAAGTCGTTCAACCCCCAACAGGTTTACAGTGCTTACAACTAATTCTGTCTCCTAAAGGACAGGGGACTGCACTTGTAACAGTTTATGATGTTGGGCTTGCTCCTCCGCTTGGAGCTTCTTCCGTG GTCCAAGTTTTAGATGTGGACTGGATTAAAATTACATCACTGTCAGAAGTAAGTCTCATG GAAGGAAGCCTGCACACTATTGATCTAATGGCTGGGGTAAATGATGGAAGTGCTTTTGATGCTTCTCAG TTTGCTTACATGAATATTCAAGTACATATTGAGGATCATATAGTTGAGTTTGTAGACAATGATGGTATCTCAAGACCTGGTGGTGGATATGTTAGCAAGCCAAAATTTAAGATTAGGGCTACACATCTTGGGATCACAACTTTTTAT GTCAGCGCTTTACAGCAATCTGGGCATGAAATTTTAAGTGAACCAATAAAAGTTGAAGTGTATGCACCACCAAGAATTTTCCCTCAAGATATTTTCCTTGTGCCAGGTGCATCTTatgtg ctTACTGTGAAAGGAGGCCCAACATTTGGTTCATATGTCGAATATGCTACTATGGATGATGTGATTGCCAGTGTACATAAATCTACAGGACGTCTGTCTGCAGTTTCACCTGGGAACACA ACTATTGGTGTCAGAATCTTTGGGAATGGAGATACTATTATTTGTGAAGCATATGGCAGTGTTAAAGTAGGTGTTCCTTCTTCAGCGGTATTAAATGTACAAAGTGAACAGCTTGGTGTTGGCCGTGAGatgcaaatatatcctttatttTCTGAG GGCAATATGTTTTCATTTTACGAGCTTTGCAGAAACTACCAGTGGACTGTGGAAGATGGAAAG GTATTGAGTTTCCATGACTCACAGCGCATAAGTGTTGAAAAATATGAAGCTCAGTTGAATGCTTCAGGAAACAGTCAATTCGCTGGTTATTATTCGAGTGAGAAAGAGCTTGGTTTTGTCAATGTCTTGTATGGAAG ATCTGCAGGGAGGACAAATGTTGGAGTCTCCTTCTCATGTGAATTTATATCTTCTGGTTATAATTCAGAGACAAAGTCTTACACTGCATCAATATCAATATCGGTGGTACCTGAACTCCCTCTTGCTCTTGGAGTTCCAATAACCTGGATTCTTCCTCCCCATTATACTACAACCAGTCTTTTGCCGTATTCTTCTGAATCTTATGGTCATTTGGATAGTCAAAGTCGCAAAGGAACCATAATTTACTCTTTGCTGAGAAATTGTTATGAGAAGAAAGAAGTTATGGAAAAGGATGTTATTTCCATCGATAAAGATAGAATAAAGACAACAGATAGTAACAGCATTGCTTGTATTCAGGCTAAAGATCGTACCACAGGTAGAACCGAGATTGCTGCTTGTGTCAAAGTTGTAGAG GTGGCTCAAATAAGAATTACGAATGAGGAATTTCCATTCCATGTAATCAATCTTGCTGTTGGTGCTGAACTTTCACTTcccataacctattgtgatgCTCTAG GAAACCCCTTTTATGAAGCATATGACGCCGCTCCCATTGATGTTGTGACTAACTATCCTGATGTTGTGTCCGTAGACTACAAACATGATAGCGGTGGGAATATCCATATTAAG GCATTGCGGCATGGTAGAGCACTGGTGCAAATATCAATTGATGATATTCCACAGAAATCGGACTATATGCTG ATTTCAATTGGTCCCCACATACATCCTGGAAACCCAGTTCTTCACAAGGGAAGTCCTTTTAACTTCAGTGTAGAAG GTTTAAATGATCATGTGTCTGGCCATTGGGTCACCGCCAATCCAAATGTACTATCCATTGATATTCTGTCAGGAACAGCTGAGGCAATTGGGGAAGGTACAACCCAAG TATACTTTGAAGGTTCATCTTTGAAGCTGCAGACAACAGTTACTGTGTTAGGTGGGGATATTGTTTATGTGGATTCTCCAAAAGAGATGCTAACAAACGTGCCTTTCCCTAAGAAGGGATATAGCTTTTCCGTGAAGTTGAG TAATACTTCTGGCAATAAGTTTGGAGCTCTTGGAAATGCTAAAGGAATCACGTATGACTGTAGAGTGGACCCTCCTTTTGTAGG GTATGCAAAGCCATGGTCAGATCGTGACACTGGTAATTCATATTGCCTCTTTTTCCCTTACACACCAGAGCATTTGGTTCGCTCAATACCCAAGTCAAAGGGCATAAAACCAGATATATCTGTTTCCATCCATGCTTCTTTGCGAGATGCCAATCATGTTTCAGGATCTGCATCTGCTCTTTTTATTGGAGGGTTTTCCATATTGGAGTTTGACAAG GATTCAATGCAATTGAATCTGACTCCAGAGTCTAATAAGACTCTCATAACTATCTTGGGAAATACAG ATGTTGAGATTAATTGGAATGCCCAGGATTTGTTGGTCAGCTCCATCGGTAAAAAAGATCTTGGGGTTGGTGGCCGTGCACAGTATGAG GCACTAATATTTTCCATTCTGTGTCTAAAGGTCAAAGCGTTGGGAATGAAAAAACTCAAAGATAAAATCGTCATCACTCTTCCAGCCAGTG GGCAGAGAGCGGAAATAGATGTCAACTATGAACCTGGACAAAGAGAAGCATCAAAGATTATGATAAATACTACCACCTTCTGGGCAGCTCTACTTGGGTGTCTTGCTCTGTTAATACTAACGTTGGTGGCTTTCATCTGTTTATTGGACAGACCTGACAGATCTCAGCCCTCCTTCATTTCCCCTGCTACTCCAAGTATTGCAGCACCAGTCACGCCTGATCGTGGCAGTCCTACTGTTTCGTTCGATCAGTCTCCTAGAACACCTCAGCCATTCATGGATTATGTAAGGAGAACGATAGATGAAACTCCATACTACAAGAGAGATGCTCGGAGGAGGTTTAATCCACAAAATACCTACTAG